From Ignavibacterium sp.:
GAGTTGTTGGAGCACACATTTCACTTTTTCTTATCAAAGCCACACTGGGATATTTTTCAATAGTTTTTCCTGTATTACTTTTTATTTGGGGCACACTTTATTTCAAAAAGTACGATAAGAAAAAAGTTATTCACATCTTTAATTTCCTTCTGATCAGCGCAATTATACTTTCATCATTCTTTGGATTGTTGAGGTCACATTATGAAATGATTCAGGGGATCTATGAATTGTCGGGATTTGTTGGTGATTTTATCGGCGCTTTTCTTGGCAGAACTTTCGGAGGGTTGGGCAGCATTCTGATTCTCGTTCTTGCATCATCAGTGCTATTGATTTATGCTTTCGATGTTAAGATTGAAGAACTTTTAAGGAGATTAAAAAATCTTGCAATCTATCTGTTCAATCTGTTTACAAAAGAAAAAGAAGCTGAAGCAGAAATAAAACCTGAATTAAAAGATGATAATCTTGAAAAGATTAAAAAGATTACCTCTGAAAAGAAAAAGAAAAAAGTAAAAGAAGAAAAAGAAGAAGTCACTGCAGCACAATTGATGGAAGAGGAAGCTGAAGAGCAAACAAGAATAAGAATTATCAAGAAAGATGAAACACCACAGCAAATTCCCGAAAACGAAGTTATTAAAGAAGAAGTTAAAAAAGTTGATATAGAAAAAACCGGAGAACTTCCGAAGAAAGAAGATAATCAGACAGATGAATCAACTCTTCCGAATCAGTGGGAAGAAAAAATTGAATATAAAATGCCCGGACTCGATTTACTTGATCCGATTCCTGAAGAAAATTACAAAGTTGCTGAAGAAGAACTTACACGAAATGCAGAACTGCTAAAAGACAAACTGAAACTTTTTGACATCGAAATAAAAGATATTTCAGTTACTCCAGGACCTGTTGTTACTCTTTATGAAATTGTTCCGGCTCCGGGAGTTAAGATAAGCCGTATCGTTGGACTTGAGAATGATATTGCACTTGCACTTGCTGCCAAAGGAATAAGAATTATTGCTCCTATTCCTGGTAAAAGTGCAATTGGAGTTGAGATTCCAAATGCCCAGGCATCAATGGTTAATGCAAGATCAGTTCTTGGAAAAATCGGTGATACCAAAGCTGAATTACCAATTGCGCTCGGTAAAACAATCAGCGGTGATGTTTATGTTGCTGATTTGTCAAAGATGCCACACTTGTTAATTGCCGGATCCACAGGTTCCGGTAAAAGTGTTGGTATAAATATGATTATCACAAGTTTACTTTATACCAAACATCCATCGGAAGTTAAATTCTGTCTTGTCGATCCGAAAAAGATTGAGCTTTCATTCTACAATAAATTAAGAAGACATTATCTTGCTGCTTCACCGGACTTAAACGAAGAAATAATAACAGAACCACAAAATGCAGTGTTGATGTTGAAAGCAGTTGAATATGAAATGGAAAGAAGATATGATAAACTTTCAAAAGCAGCAGTAAGAAACATTGTTGATTATAACAAGAAAGTTTCCGATCCTGCAACAAAACCAAAAGACACTGAAACGATGAAGCATTATCCATTGCCATATATCATTGTTATTGTAGATGAACTTGCGGATTTGATGATTACTGCAGGAAGAGAAGTTGAAGAACCAATTACTCGTTTAGCTCAATTGGCACGTGCAGTAGGAATTCATCTTGTGCTTGCAACTCAAAGACCTTCTGTTAATGTTATCACTGGTGTTATTAAAGCAAATTTCTCAGCACGAATCGCTTATCAGGTTGCTACTAAAATTGATTCAAGAACTATTCTCGATATGAATGGTGCCGAACAACTTCTTGGAAGAGGTGATATGTTGTTTCTTCCAACGGGTTCTCCAAAACCGATTAGAATTCAGAATGCATTTATCTCAACGGAAGAAGTAGAACGAATCACTAATTATATTTATTCGCAGCCGGCATTTTCAAAACCATATCAATTGCCATCATTGTATGATAAAAAGAAAAGTGCTGCTTCAAGTTTTGCTGATGACCTTGATGAAAGATTTGAAGAAGCTGCAAGAATTATTGTAAGATATCAGCAAGGTTCAGTTTCATTTCTCCAAAGAAAATTGCAACTTGGCTATTCCCGTGCAGCAAGAATAATGGATCAGCTTGAAGAAGCGGGAATTGTTGGTCCGAATGACGGTAGTAAAGCAAGAACAATTTTAGTTGAAAATGAAGAACAACTTGAAACAATTTTAAGAACGTTATAGTCCAAAGAGTTAAAAAAGGAATGATGATGAAAAAAATAGTTGTAGCGGTTATTGTAGCTGTGTTCAGCGTGTTAAGTTATTCTCAATCAGATGCAAATTCTATTTTAAGAGAATTGCAGAATAAATATAACTCAATATCAGATTTGTCTGTTGAT
This genomic window contains:
- a CDS encoding DNA translocase FtsK; translation: MKKKKSVKETNGNAKEREYFSFSPEKKNKILGLFLMLLSVFLLVAIVTFNRADEANLTFLFDDVYNSFEQNLEIHNWLGVVGAHISLFLIKATLGYFSIVFPVLLFIWGTLYFKKYDKKKVIHIFNFLLISAIILSSFFGLLRSHYEMIQGIYELSGFVGDFIGAFLGRTFGGLGSILILVLASSVLLIYAFDVKIEELLRRLKNLAIYLFNLFTKEKEAEAEIKPELKDDNLEKIKKITSEKKKKKVKEEKEEVTAAQLMEEEAEEQTRIRIIKKDETPQQIPENEVIKEEVKKVDIEKTGELPKKEDNQTDESTLPNQWEEKIEYKMPGLDLLDPIPEENYKVAEEELTRNAELLKDKLKLFDIEIKDISVTPGPVVTLYEIVPAPGVKISRIVGLENDIALALAAKGIRIIAPIPGKSAIGVEIPNAQASMVNARSVLGKIGDTKAELPIALGKTISGDVYVADLSKMPHLLIAGSTGSGKSVGINMIITSLLYTKHPSEVKFCLVDPKKIELSFYNKLRRHYLAASPDLNEEIITEPQNAVLMLKAVEYEMERRYDKLSKAAVRNIVDYNKKVSDPATKPKDTETMKHYPLPYIIVIVDELADLMITAGREVEEPITRLAQLARAVGIHLVLATQRPSVNVITGVIKANFSARIAYQVATKIDSRTILDMNGAEQLLGRGDMLFLPTGSPKPIRIQNAFISTEEVERITNYIYSQPAFSKPYQLPSLYDKKKSAASSFADDLDERFEEAARIIVRYQQGSVSFLQRKLQLGYSRAARIMDQLEEAGIVGPNDGSKARTILVENEEQLETILRTL